A window of the Erpetoichthys calabaricus chromosome 10, fErpCal1.3, whole genome shotgun sequence genome harbors these coding sequences:
- the LOC127529382 gene encoding zinc finger BED domain-containing protein 4-like, whose amino-acid sequence MVQAKYCAAKEKAMAEVKQAAYVSLTSDMWTSINMDGYLGVTCHYVTAEAKLATVLLCVSQFPQTHTAAHITESMSVLMTDWGISGKIHCMVTDNAANLVATAQLLKVRHVPCFAQTLNLVVKKAIDQTPKLQEIRQKAKKIVSLFRSSCNAKEKLSEMKQLMGRPVQKVVQEVDTRWNSTYDMLQRLYDQREAVGAALSNLNTEVVPLTSGEYDIINECLTLLLPLKHVTTEMSAEKTVSASKMIPLYRMLQHNISEKSTKVTREESIQLGRLR is encoded by the coding sequence ATGGTTCAGGCCAAGTACTGTGCAGCCAAAGAGAAGGCAATGGCTGAGGTAAAGCAGGCTGCTTATGTCAGCCTGACCTCCGATATGTGGACTTCAATAAATATGGATGGCTATCTGGGTGTCACGTGCCATTATGTCACAGCTGAAGCCAAACTGGCCACAGTTCTCCTTTGTGTCAGCCAGTTTCCCCAGACACACACTGCTGCTCACATCACGGAGTCCATGAGTGTGCTAATGACGGACTGGGGAATCAGTGGCAAGATACACTGCATGGTGACTGACAATGCAGCCAATCTTGTTGCCACTGCCCAGCTGCTGAAAGTTCGTCATGTGCCATGCTTTGCCCAAACCCTGAATCTGGTAGTAAAGAAGGCAATTGACCAGACCCCCAAGCTCCAGGAAATTCgtcaaaaagcaaagaaaattgtgtctttgtttagGTCAAGTTGCAATGCTAAGGAAAAACTATCGGAGATGAAGCAGCTAATGGGCAGGCCAGTGCAGAAGGTGGTTCAAGAAGTGGACACCAGATGGAACAGCACTTACGACATGCTGCAGCGTCTGTATGACCAACGTGAGGCAGTTGGTGCTGCCCTCTCTAATTTAAATACAGAGGTTGTTCCCTTAACAAGTGGGGAGTATGATATTATTAATGAATGCCTTACCCTCCTCCTTCCACTAAAACATGTAACAACTGAGATGTCTGCAGAGAAAACGGTGTCTGCATCAAAAATGATCCCACTATATCGCATGTTGCAACACAACATCTCGGAGAAGAGTACCAAGGTGACCAGGGAGGAGTCCATACAATTAGGTAGGCTGCGATga